The genomic segment AGAGTATGATGTTCATTACCTATGGAAACCTGTGCGGCAAGTGGGAACTTTTCAGTACATCGTTCGGTTCTTGGGTCATGGCTTCGAAAACCTAGACGACAGTTGCAGTCGTACGATCCTTGGGTGTCCGTGCATACACCGTAGCAAGGATATTTGGCCGGATCTGCACATTCATCTATATCTGTGTGTCCCGGCCgcaaattcaaaaatgaaaattatttaggGACATTTAAATATTTGAAGTTTTCAAGCATCTCTATATCAGTATGTACAACATCAATCAACTGCATATAACATGGAAATATACTTTATAATGAATTTAAACAAATTAATATGTATGATGTAGGAAAGAAAAATAGAACATCAAGTATTTTGAAGCTGAGGAAGTACTAATTAAGCAGGGCCTCTTACTAGTGCATCCATTGGGCAAGTAGGCGTCGCCCTCGTAGCCATTGGAGCATTTGCAGTTGTACCCAGGCCCGTTGATGGAGTCGACGCAGTCGCTATGAGCGCTGACACAGGCATACTGGTCGGTCTTGGCCGCTTGCTTGCACGACGGTATGTCACCGGAGATGGAGCTGTTGCCGCGAATGGCCCAGTCCAGCCACACCGGCGAGGACCGTTTTGTGTCCATCTTGAGGTGGGACCGGCGGAATGTGTAGTTGTTCCTGTCAGCGAGGAAGGCGTAGTCGCACGGGCTGTAGTCCATCATGCTGGAGTGGTCGAACTCCCGGAAGTTGAAGTAGTTGTCGGTGAGCCCCGGCGGGATGTTGACGCGGCAGCACCCTACGCCATCACATAGGCCGTCCTGCGCGCTAGCCGAGTTGTTGCAGTAGGACATGCACCCGGTGTAGTAGGCGTAGTTAGCAGTGCCGCCCTCGGTCCTCTTGCTCGCCGTGAAGCCCAAGGTGTTGCAGCCGACGACGACGAGCATGTTGTGGGTGTTGGAGATGCGGTACACGCCGTCCTTGTTCATCGTCGTCTCTCCATAGTCCCAGTTGCTGTTGGTGTCACCTGGGTCGGAGGCGTTATAGCACTGCCACCCCATGGGGAGCATCACCTGCGACTGGTCTGGATCCAAGGTCAGCTTAACCACCCGGAGAGACGTACCGGCGAGCACAGGGCCGTTGTTGATGCACTCGATCTCAAACCCCTTGCGGAAGCAGCCGACGCCGATGCCGAAAGGGTAGGGGATGTCCACGCCACCGCAGCTCGGACGGCACCCAGGAGTCGTCGCGGTGGTGGCTGCTGTTACAGCTGCCGCTAGGAGCAGCTGCAGCATGATCAATGGCGTCCACATATGCTCCATGCTGACCGTATGTATGTTGGTTTCCGGTAAGTCACCGCTTTATAAGAAGC from the Triticum dicoccoides isolate Atlit2015 ecotype Zavitan unplaced genomic scaffold, WEW_v2.0 scaffold232636, whole genome shotgun sequence genome contains:
- the LOC119345393 gene encoding wall-associated receptor kinase 2-like, which encodes MEHMWTPLIMLQLLLAAAVTAATTATTPGCRPSCGGVDIPYPFGIGVGCFRKGFEIECINNGPVLAGTSLRVVKLTLDPDQSQVMLPMGWQCYNASDPGDTNSNWDYGETTMNKDGVYRISNTHNMLVVVGCNTLGFTASKRTEGGTANYAYYTGCMSYCNNSASAQDGLCDGVGCCRVNIPPGLTDNYFNFREFDHSSMMDYSPCDYAFLADRNNYTFRRSHLKMDTKRSSPVWLDWAIRGNSSISGDIPSCKQAAKTDQYACVSAHSDCVDSINGPGYNCKCSNGYEGDAYLPNGCTNIDECADPAKYPCYGVCTDTQGSYDCNCRLGFRSHDPRTERCTEKFPLAAQVSIGAISGILVLALIIFIYVLRKERREARDFYRKNGGLTLKDAANIKIFKKGELKAILKSQNLIGKGAFGEVYKGDIDGAL